Proteins encoded together in one Argiope bruennichi chromosome 1, qqArgBrue1.1, whole genome shotgun sequence window:
- the LOC129970522 gene encoding uncharacterized protein LOC129970522 — MGNVIQIMNIDYPIMKHVKTICLVLVVLHLSAAAYPSSQIQRLARLVMPYVGGNHHSLALARSLDASSSLARRHNDDSSQDVGATDFEDEDVDSVSKRQFDDYGHMRFGRNAGVPHKKFDDYGHMRYGK, encoded by the coding sequence aTTATCCAATCATGAAACACGTGAAAACTATCTGTCTGGTCTTGGTCGTCTTGCACCTATCTGCCGCGGCCTACCCTTCATCCCAAATCCAAAGATTGGCCCGCCTCGTTATGCCCTATGTCGGAGGCAACCACCACTCTCTAGCTCTGGCACGTTCCCTGGATGCATCATCTTCCCTTGCAAGACGACACAATGATGACTCGTCCCAAGACGTTGGAGCGACGGACTTCGAGGACGAGGACGTTGACAGCGTCAGCAAGAGGCAGTTTGACGATTACGGACACATGCGATTTGGCCGCAACGCTGGAGTACCGCATAAGAAGTTCGATGATTATGGACACATGCGCTACGGAAAGTAG